In the genome of Enterococcus hirae ATCC 9790, one region contains:
- a CDS encoding metal-dependent transcriptional regulator: MTPNREDYLKIILELGGDTTKVNNKQIVSSLAVSPASVSEMISKLVKEQLVEHSPYQGVQLTETGLQKASSLIRKHRLWEVFLVEHLDYSWNEVHDDAEVLEHVTSEQLADHLEDYLNHPMHCPHGGIIPKKEQVVHEERRQTLESYPVGSKVRIARVLDEKELLDYLVTIDLNIDEEYEIVDVAAYEGPITIQNQQKKIPVSFKAASTIFVDKL, translated from the coding sequence ATGACACCAAATCGAGAAGATTACTTGAAAATCATTTTGGAATTAGGCGGAGACACGACAAAAGTAAATAATAAACAAATCGTTTCCAGTCTTGCTGTGTCCCCAGCTTCTGTTAGCGAAATGATTTCCAAACTTGTGAAAGAACAACTCGTTGAGCATTCTCCTTATCAAGGAGTTCAACTTACGGAGACTGGCTTACAAAAGGCAAGTAGTTTGATTCGCAAACATCGTTTATGGGAAGTTTTTTTAGTCGAACATTTAGATTATAGCTGGAACGAAGTCCATGATGATGCTGAAGTGTTGGAACATGTGACTTCAGAACAACTTGCTGACCATTTAGAAGACTATTTGAATCATCCTATGCACTGTCCACATGGTGGAATTATTCCTAAAAAAGAACAAGTGGTTCATGAAGAACGTAGACAAACATTAGAGTCTTATCCAGTTGGTTCTAAAGTTCGCATCGCTCGAGTGTTGGATGAAAAAGAACTATTGGACTATCTTGTGACGATTGACTTAAACATTGATGAAGAATACGAGATTGTAGATGTTGCCGCTTATGAAGGACCGATCACAATCCAAAATCAACAAAAGAAAATCCCTGTCAGCTTTAAAGCAGCCAGTACGATTTTTGTCGACAAATTATAA
- a CDS encoding Gfo/Idh/MocA family protein encodes MINLGIIGTNWITHQFVQAALSTKQYELTAVYSRHLEKAQEFGAKYEGDIAYATDLETFFGLEHLDTVYIASPNSLHFQQAKQGILAGKNVIVEKPAFSTPKEMDEIIHLANEKNVYFFEAARNIHEAGFKKIADYLPLKDEILGANFSYMKYSSRYDQVLAGEVPNIFSTRFSGGALMDLGVYLVYATIGWFGMPSEVHYFPRKISTGVDGLGWGILRYETFDVTIQPGKIGDSYLPSEIYFNSGTLVMNGVNAIEKAEFHDREHQEIDALAITAAENPMAEEAADFANVINHPNDPAWGLRYEEWIELARNVNQVVYDLRINGGIKFDADNEDDF; translated from the coding sequence ATGATCAATTTAGGAATTATTGGTACCAACTGGATCACCCATCAATTTGTGCAAGCAGCATTAAGCACGAAACAATATGAATTAACAGCAGTTTATTCGAGACATTTAGAAAAAGCACAAGAATTTGGCGCCAAGTATGAGGGAGATATTGCCTATGCGACAGATTTAGAAACTTTTTTTGGTCTGGAACATCTTGATACGGTATACATTGCTTCGCCTAACAGCCTGCATTTTCAACAAGCAAAACAAGGCATTTTAGCAGGGAAAAATGTCATTGTTGAAAAACCGGCATTTAGTACGCCTAAAGAAATGGATGAGATCATTCATCTAGCGAATGAGAAAAATGTTTATTTTTTTGAAGCTGCACGAAACATCCATGAAGCAGGATTCAAAAAAATTGCTGATTATCTTCCATTGAAAGATGAGATCCTCGGTGCCAACTTTAGTTATATGAAATATTCTTCTCGTTACGATCAAGTACTAGCAGGAGAAGTACCAAATATTTTCTCTACCCGTTTTTCTGGTGGTGCGCTGATGGATCTGGGCGTTTATCTCGTTTATGCTACGATAGGATGGTTTGGGATGCCTTCAGAAGTTCACTATTTCCCACGAAAGATCTCAACTGGTGTTGATGGATTAGGTTGGGGGATCTTGCGTTATGAGACCTTTGATGTCACGATTCAACCTGGTAAAATCGGGGATTCTTACTTACCTTCAGAAATCTACTTTAATTCAGGAACATTAGTCATGAACGGGGTCAATGCGATTGAAAAAGCAGAGTTCCATGATCGAGAACATCAGGAAATTGATGCATTAGCAATTACCGCAGCTGAAAATCCCATGGCAGAAGAGGCAGCTGATTTTGCCAATGTGATCAATCATCCAAACGATCCAGCTTGGGGATTACGATATGAAGAATGGATCGAACTTGCTCGCAATGTGAACCAAGTAGTTTACGATCTTAGAATAAATGGTGGCATCAAATTTGATGCCGATAATGAGGACGATTTTTAA
- the sfsA gene encoding DNA/RNA nuclease SfsA produces the protein MKYQQVEIAFFIERPNRFIAHCLNQQGEVIVAHVKNTGRGKEVLLPGAKVAVAYTPSIKRKTDYDLIAVKKGDNWFNIDSQLPNRLALEGILSGTIQLPSLIGKIVKFKREVRYRQSIFDIYLETDSGQKVFVEVKGMTLENKGIGAFPDAPTLRGLKHVKELVEARQEGYETYVLFIAQFEHLHLATINEAMQPELANIIRYGQLNGVNVLAYNCQVTADCVNLKQAIPFDVEASFEDPNK, from the coding sequence TTGAAGTACCAGCAAGTAGAAATCGCTTTTTTTATTGAACGACCGAATCGTTTCATCGCTCATTGCTTGAACCAACAAGGAGAAGTGATCGTAGCCCATGTGAAAAACACTGGAAGAGGTAAAGAAGTCCTGCTTCCAGGAGCGAAAGTAGCGGTTGCATATACACCTAGTATAAAACGGAAAACAGATTATGATTTAATTGCTGTGAAAAAAGGGGATAACTGGTTCAATATCGATAGTCAACTTCCCAACCGTTTGGCATTAGAAGGAATTTTATCTGGAACAATCCAGTTGCCATCGTTGATCGGAAAAATCGTTAAGTTCAAGCGTGAAGTCCGCTATCGACAGTCCATATTTGATATTTATTTAGAAACAGATTCAGGACAAAAAGTGTTCGTCGAAGTAAAGGGAATGACTTTAGAAAATAAAGGAATTGGGGCGTTTCCTGATGCGCCAACGTTACGAGGTTTAAAACATGTGAAAGAATTAGTGGAAGCGCGACAGGAAGGCTATGAAACTTACGTGTTGTTTATCGCACAGTTTGAACACCTTCATCTGGCAACAATCAACGAAGCAATGCAACCGGAGTTAGCCAATATCATACGCTACGGACAGTTAAACGGCGTGAATGTTTTAGCCTATAATTGTCAGGTAACAGCGGATTGTGTCAATTTGAAACAAGCCATACCATTTGATGTAGAGGCATCGTTTGAAGACCCGAATAAATAG
- a CDS encoding DUF4828 domain-containing protein, with protein MIRKKTLYGILAFFAILFGKFFLKKKQPTTKDFDPTQYHGTWTFIDKNQQKQQLLVTETFDLSINGHSLVTELVELTPQQLVLRDQYGFYLILSYSDTTFYDESSDTSYTLTKQNSSSKEGVTRAANSEK; from the coding sequence ATGATACGTAAAAAAACACTTTATGGAATCCTTGCATTTTTTGCTATTTTATTTGGAAAATTCTTTCTGAAAAAGAAACAGCCAACCACCAAAGACTTTGATCCAACGCAATATCATGGAACCTGGACCTTTATAGATAAAAATCAACAAAAACAACAACTACTGGTCACAGAAACGTTTGATTTATCTATCAACGGTCACTCCTTAGTAACGGAATTGGTCGAACTAACTCCACAGCAACTCGTCTTGCGAGATCAATATGGTTTTTATTTGATCCTATCATACAGTGATACGACCTTTTATGATGAATCATCCGATACTTCTTATACGTTGACAAAACAAAATAGTTCCTCAAAAGAGGGTGTGACAAGAGCGGCTAACTCTGAGAAATAA